GCCCCCAAGGGGAATTGAAATGCTAATAAGGGTAAATCGGACTCGTAGGGCTGGAAGTGACGGCCGTCACGATCGGTGAGGCCCTGGCCTTGTTCGTACGTACGTGGGCACGGGTGGGCGTGTGGAAGGAGAGTGGGCGCGGCGGGACGGGTGAGAGGAGGGGAGGGGGGAGGCTGGGGAGGAACGGGAAAGAGCAAGTCGATAAATATCTGTTCATATGTGGTGATCGAAAACATATCGGTCGTGATCCGATACCACCTGGCCTGTATCGGTGGGCGCTATCGGTGATCGAAACGTGACCGGATACGCTGACTTGAGTGATGGCAGCGACCTATCGACAAACCGTGTAAGCGCCAGCAGACACCAGCAGACAGGAGACCCCTCGTGACCGTCGTCGGGCCGTTCGGGCTGAGCGTGCGGGACCAGGCTCTCGAAGCCGATGTCCAGGCCGGATTGGCGGCTGTCGAGGAAGGGCTGCTCGAAGCCACCAAGAGCGAGGTCCCGTTCATCACGGAGGCCGCCCAGCACCTCGTGAAGGCGGGCGGCAAGCGGTTCCGGCCGCTGGTCGTGATGCTGGCGGCCCAGTTCGGCGACCCCGACGCGCCGGGGATCGTGCCCTCGGCCGTGGTCGTGGAGCTGACCCACCTGGCCACGCTCTACCACGACGACGTGATGGACGAGGCCGCCGTGCGGCGCGGGGTGGCCAGCGCCAACACCCGCTGGGGCAACGCGGTCGCGGTCCTCACCGGAGACTTCCTCTTCGCCCGCGCCTCCCAGATCCTCGCGGACCTCGGCCCGGAGGCCGTCCGGGTCCAGGCGCTCGCGTTCGAACGGCTCGTCACCGGGCAGATCCTGGAGACCGCCGGACCGCAGGACGGCAGGGACCCGGTCGACCACTACCTGGACGTGCTGGGCGGAAAGACCGGTTCGCTGGTGGCCGTCGCGTGCCGGTTCGGCGCGATGATGTCCGGCGCC
The sequence above is drawn from the Streptomyces sp. SAT1 genome and encodes:
- a CDS encoding polyprenyl synthetase family protein → MTVVGPFGLSVRDQALEADVQAGLAAVEEGLLEATKSEVPFITEAAQHLVKAGGKRFRPLVVMLAAQFGDPDAPGIVPSAVVVELTHLATLYHDDVMDEAAVRRGVASANTRWGNAVAVLTGDFLFARASQILADLGPEAVRVQALAFERLVTGQILETAGPQDGRDPVDHYLDVLGGKTGSLVAVACRFGAMMSGADERVVDVLTQYGERLGVAFQLADDVLDIASDSQESGKTPGTDLREGVATLPVLRLRERAARLGLAEDIALCELLASDLSDDARHAEALAALRAHPALEQARRDSVRYAEEARAALAPLKECGAKVALLQLCDAVVHRVG